One window of the Burkholderia ubonensis subsp. mesacidophila genome contains the following:
- a CDS encoding cupin domain-containing protein: MVPPTENTRPAEAGAALGSKIRALRQRLKRTLDETATAAGISKPFLSQVERGLASPSLTSLAGIAQALGVTVQYFVETPSEERSVCRGEQLRFFGFADSANLFARLTNVTEGRQLEAILVRLPPGQTRSEVTTHAGEEFLYVIDGEVSLTLEGRTFVLQAGDSAHYQSTVPHSWANTAKIESVVVWVGTPRLF, from the coding sequence ATGGTTCCCCCCACTGAAAACACGCGGCCAGCCGAAGCTGGCGCCGCTCTGGGCAGCAAGATTCGCGCGTTGCGCCAGCGACTGAAACGCACGCTCGATGAAACGGCAACAGCCGCGGGTATTTCGAAGCCGTTTCTGTCGCAGGTCGAACGCGGGCTCGCGTCGCCGTCGCTGACGTCGCTGGCCGGTATCGCGCAGGCACTCGGCGTGACGGTGCAGTACTTCGTCGAGACGCCGAGCGAGGAGCGGTCGGTGTGCCGCGGCGAGCAGTTGCGCTTCTTCGGGTTTGCCGATTCGGCCAACCTGTTCGCGCGGCTCACGAACGTGACGGAAGGGCGTCAGCTCGAGGCGATCCTCGTGCGATTGCCGCCCGGACAGACGCGGTCGGAAGTAACGACGCATGCAGGAGAGGAATTCCTGTATGTGATCGATGGGGAAGTGTCGTTGACGCTGGAAGGCAGGACGTTCGTGCTGCAAGCCGGCGACAGCGCGCACTATCAGTCGACGGTCCCGCACAGTTGGGCCAACACCGCGAAGATCGAGTCGGTGGTGGTCTGGGTCGGAACGCCGAGGCTGTTCTAA
- a CDS encoding peptide MFS transporter, protein MHSPVSKTRSFTTVFLIEMWERFGYYGMAALLVLFMIDKLGFTDSHANLTWGAFTALVYASPSIGGWIGDKVLGARRTMIIGAAVLCAGYLMLAMPNDRLAYMYSALGVIVVGNGLFKANAANLVRRIYEGDDARIDSAFTIYYMAVNIGSTVSMLATPWIKDHWGWHTAFAVCCGGMLLAILNFVLMHRTLAHIGSQPDDAPIQWRRLGAVAAGGVALALVTMYVLEHKQLAVASVWTAAAAILAIFAYMIAKSERSERAGLIAALVLIAQVILFFIFYVQMSTSLTLFALRNVDPRFILFGTTLFTWSAAQFQALNPISIMLLSPVLVLIYNAFSKRGHDIPVALKYALGFGAVAAGYLVFTISGRYAVDGRVSSWFMVWGYALYSLGELLVSGLGLAMIARYVPARMSGFMMGAYFVATGVSQYLGSVIANFAQMPSHDLPATESLPLYLSLFEKLGWLAALGMLIALLLLPLMKRLSRQHQRCVEERREETTSATAAVAAQ, encoded by the coding sequence ATGCACTCACCTGTTTCCAAAACCCGATCGTTTACGACGGTCTTCCTCATCGAGATGTGGGAGCGCTTCGGCTACTACGGCATGGCCGCGCTCCTCGTCCTCTTCATGATCGACAAGCTCGGCTTCACCGACAGCCATGCGAACCTGACCTGGGGCGCGTTCACCGCGCTCGTCTACGCATCGCCGTCGATCGGCGGCTGGATCGGCGACAAGGTGCTCGGCGCGCGCCGCACGATGATCATCGGCGCCGCGGTGCTGTGCGCCGGCTACCTGATGCTCGCGATGCCGAACGACCGGCTCGCCTACATGTACTCGGCGCTCGGCGTGATCGTGGTCGGCAACGGCCTGTTCAAGGCGAACGCCGCGAACCTCGTGCGCCGGATCTACGAAGGCGACGACGCACGCATCGACAGCGCATTCACGATCTACTACATGGCCGTCAACATCGGCTCGACCGTGTCGATGCTCGCGACGCCGTGGATCAAGGACCACTGGGGCTGGCACACCGCGTTCGCGGTCTGCTGCGGCGGCATGCTGCTCGCGATCCTCAACTTCGTGCTGATGCATCGCACGCTCGCGCACATCGGCTCGCAGCCCGACGACGCGCCGATCCAGTGGCGCCGTCTCGGCGCGGTCGCAGCGGGCGGCGTCGCGCTCGCGCTCGTGACGATGTACGTGCTCGAGCACAAGCAGCTCGCGGTCGCGAGCGTGTGGACGGCGGCGGCCGCGATCCTCGCGATCTTCGCGTACATGATCGCGAAGTCGGAACGCTCGGAGCGCGCCGGCCTGATCGCCGCGCTCGTGCTGATCGCCCAGGTGATCCTGTTCTTCATCTTCTACGTGCAGATGTCGACGTCGCTCACGCTGTTCGCGCTGCGCAACGTCGATCCGCGCTTCATCCTGTTCGGCACGACGCTGTTCACGTGGAGCGCCGCGCAATTCCAGGCGCTCAACCCGATCTCGATCATGCTGCTGAGCCCGGTGCTCGTGCTGATCTACAACGCGTTCTCGAAGCGCGGCCATGACATCCCGGTCGCGCTGAAGTACGCGCTCGGCTTCGGCGCGGTCGCCGCCGGCTACCTGGTGTTCACGATCAGCGGCCGCTACGCGGTCGACGGCCGCGTGTCGTCGTGGTTCATGGTGTGGGGCTACGCGCTCTACTCGCTCGGCGAGCTGCTGGTGAGCGGCCTCGGTCTCGCGATGATCGCCCGCTACGTGCCGGCGCGCATGAGCGGCTTCATGATGGGCGCGTATTTCGTCGCGACGGGCGTGTCGCAGTACCTGGGCAGCGTGATCGCGAACTTCGCGCAGATGCCGTCGCACGACCTGCCGGCGACCGAATCGCTGCCGCTCTACCTGTCGCTGTTCGAGAAGCTCGGCTGGCTCGCGGCGCTCGGCATGCTGATCGCGCTGCTGCTGCTGCCGCTGATGAAGCGCCTGTCGCGCCAGCATCAGCGCTGCGTCGAAGAGCGCCGCGAAGAGACCACGTCGGCAACGGCAGCCGTCGCGGCTCAGTGA